CTTGAGAACAAAGATAAACCTGTGAAATACTTCTTGGATTCTTTCTGACACTTGTGAGGGGGTTTGATTGCCAGACCTTGCCCTGTCTTTGTTCCGTGGCaggtgcttgtgtttgtgtaggtcCCGATGGACGTGAATAACCTTAAACTCTTAAAGGCCATACATGGAGGAGGCACTTTGCTGTCAAGTTATATGAAAGGTTTGTAGAAAAAACATGGTTGAAAGATggcttttatacattttataacatttacTCCGGATCAGTAATATAAGGCGATAGCACTTAGGGAGTATGTTACGGTTGCACAGCCCATAAAACTCACTCACACGACACAGTTTTCACAAAGAATGTGAGTGTGATAACAAAaacgaaataaaaaaaacaaaagaatatgaatgatttattaataATCACAGAAATGGTTGTAGCGTAAATGGCACTGAAACAGATAAATTAAACAGAGACCAGAGAGTGATTGAAAGAGGCCCGGATGGTTCAACAAACTGTTGAGACAAAAGGTTTTGATCCTGTTAACCCCTCCAGTGTCACCTTCCTTCAGGGTTAACACACCTGTCAGACGTCGCTGTCCAAGAAAAGTGCAGAGTGACAAGGTGCTAACACAGTTAATAGTGAGTGGAGTTTTCATTCCTTAGCAGGACCTTAACATGTCACTTGTGAACCCCCTTCAGATGCCATCAATTTACACCTCGGATGTTGCTGTTAGCTCCTCAGACAGGGGGTCAAGTTCCAGACGTGGCGAGGGTCCAGGTCTCAGCTGTCTGCTTGTCTCGCGGCAGTCAGTCTTAAACATGACAAGAAAGGATTACTGTCTGTCGGAGAGGGCTGTCGATGGCCTTGGGTGGGAACATTTGTCCCATGATAAACTCACTGCGGTCCATCCAAATCCAATatattgttaaataaaaatctTGTTCACTTTATGTGGAAAGTTAgatgagatgaagaagaagggTGGTACTACTCTCATATCTGAGCAAGGAATGAGGCTGGGGACTGGAAACAGCAAACATCTAGCCTGGCTCCATCCCAAGGTACAAAATTCAAGTGTATCCTTAAATCTTACTGTCCTCTCGTACATGGTGTGGTTTTTGGAGACTAGTGCTAGGTCCTCTGCAGAAAGTCCTCGAGCTGAGTCAACGAGGTCCACTGGATTTCTGCTCAGTGGTTTTAAGTTGTTCTCTTCAGTTGTCGATGTCCCTCCCCACATTGGTTTTCATGTCTCTTCTTCTCACTTCTCTTCTTGGGATCTTCTGTTTTGATGCTTGCAGCTGTTGGTAGAtattttactgctgttttaAGTTTATTGCAGCATAGGTTGTGATATTTTGGCCCTTGGATGCAGATGTTGATGTGGCGATGCTTTCTGGAACTGGCTCCCACTCAAGAAGGCTTCCAGCAGCGACTTTGGAAAGAATTGAGCCAGCACCTTAGATACAAGTTTACATTCTGTACTCTTCTTTTAACTTTCTGTTTTAATGAGAGGccatatttttaattaattaattgattactCCAAGTGTTCAATCCATGCTCACTGTACGATATTTAGATTTTAGTCATTTGATGAATCTATGTGGAGAGACcatttaaagaatttattttttcGCCCTGAAGactttaaatgttgtttaaggGCTCAGCCTGACAGACTTTGAGTCAGTTACCTTCAAACAGTTTTGCATATTCTTACTCTGccattatcatttttaattcatgttctTTTACTCAGGTTTTCAGTAGATGTCGAGCTCAGTGTCACACACAGTGCTTCACAGTACTTCTGCACCAGGCCAGCATAAGTAACAGACCCTCTGTGATGAATAATAGTAAAATCTCGACTGAGCCGTATTCATGAAAGTCGGAATGACAAATTAACTTGAACTTGATGTGCAGTACAGAGGGGCTGATCCTGTCCAGAGGTGTTGAGTGGACCGTGAGCTGTTTCCATCCTTCACAGTGACAATGAGGTGTAACCAGATCTGTCTCGGCCGTTGTCTCCTTCCTTTTGTCCTTCAGGACAAAGATAACTCACTGTCATTAACTCTGAATGCCTTTCTTTGATTTAGGTGGACAGCTTGAGAGGTACATTTGGATCTGTGCATTTGATTGCTACAGGCAGTCTGCCCAGTCTGTATGTTTCATCACCTCTAGCTGTTTACTTATAGCATTTTACTGTCAAATAAATTTTattctctgtccctctctctacTTGTTTCTTGTTAAAACAGTCATCAGTTTACCTTTTGGTTTTTACTGAAACACTCAAGACTTAATCACCAGCAACAGTTCCTGTATTCCTGTATGTATTTAACCTTACTTGTTGAAAGTTGTATTTTAGAGTGTTCATGTATCATGTATCGTGCATGTTAGTTATGACTGTGGGCACACAGAGACTGTTATTTCTGATCAGGTAGTTATGGTGTGCGTTGTTTAAATCTCCTGAAAggaactttctttttttttgtgtcaattCTGGCggccccctgtggacaaaagcggcATCAGCACCCCCTCCTCTTGTGGTTAAGCTCTGGTTCGCTGTACATTTTGGCAAGCAGGTAAAAAAAGATACAAGcaatgatttaatttaatatttgcatGACAATGAGCTAATGTATTTCATTGTGGCTATGTAAGATTAACACCAGTGATATGATAAGggtgaaacaaagtgaagaTTTTGTCATACTGAGACTCCTCAATTTGTCCTCAATGCTCTgccaaaaaatatgtttaattttatatGTCCAACCTGCGTAAGACGGACCCCAGCCTGTTGACAGgtgaaaatgtaatgttataAAAATAGTCAGTCATCTCGCTGATGGTCTTGTTGCTTgtgtaggtcatatagaggaATCACTATTGAATAGTTTTATtaccagttaaaagttccttatAGTAAGTTTAAAGAACATTATGTGCCAAGATACTGTATGTAACATAATTACCTCCTAAAGGatacaaatgtactttttttaatatctgtatTACTTGTACTTAACATTACAGTCAGGCTAATGTAGACTCTCTGAAAAGTACTCTGATCTTTTACTTCCAGCAATACCACAGTCCTGCACTGAAGATTAAGTTAAGTAAAAGCACAAAAgtataaaacatcaaaatacactTACCTAAATATTTAACTAAAAGCACTATTTAAACAAAACTGCCCTTTTCAGGATAATGTGTATAATGTACATGACTTTAATGTTGCGGCAGGTAAAGGTGGAACTTATTTTATTCTACTGAATTTCATCAAGGGATTAGTAAAATTGTTATCCatgataaattattatttatctgTCAGTTAAATTATTAAACAATATTAATCTCAATCCaccaaagttatcaaataaatgtagtgatgTAAAACGTACAACAAATTCCTctgaatgtagtggagtataaAGTaccagaaaatggaaatacaacaTAATCAAATCACAAATACCTAAACAGGTATAGTAATTGAGTACATTGACTTAGATAAACTTAATCTGCCTTTTCAGAGGTAGAGTTTCACTCTGCAATCAAAGTATCTTACTTGTGTGATCCAAATAGTAATCAAAActcataaattatttttttttttcagttgtattcattcacacatgcatgaaACATCTCATCCTTGTAATGACTCTTAAATGCCCATATCATGTTTATTTAAccagttttattttacattaaattagGCTATAGAGTTAACTGCATCACACTCATCATTGAACAGctcatcagtgttttcagatATAATAATACTCGAGTCAAGTTAATCATAGTGATAATAATCATCAGTGTATAAGTGCAAcatacagaggaaaaaaactaCCAAAGGCTGACGGAGGAAGAAGCCATCAGCAAAGGTGAGCGTCCTTCATAATTTCATCTACATCAGGTTCCAAATTAAACAACTCCTGTGTCCTCCTTATATCAGGCACCCACAAACACTTGAGGATAAGAATTACCCGAGCCCATTAATATATCGAGACTGTTTTCAAGCACTGAAACTGACATGCTTTGGTAATTCTCTGTTATAGTTTAAACTTGTGCCAAATTCAAAGTGGCATCAGCTCTAAGGTTGTCGAAAGGAACGATACTTCTTTTGATACCATGTGTTTAAAACGATACATCTCTGTTTACTATACTTCCGAAAGTATCGAAAGTACCTGAACtattaagaaaaaataaattcattcattaaaaaaacagagccaCAGTTACAAATGTGTTGGTATGTCTTCAGTGACTTTTTCTTACCCCATCACAGGTTGaaagtaaaaaaggaaaataattgtcctgttttttcttttcaggattttctttttttgccgtGGTATCAAAACAGGTGTCaagtatagtttttttttttatgcttgcACTGTATCGAAGTTTAAAATTCTCAGATTTTGACAACTTCAGCCTCAAATTAATGAGGAAGCTCTGAAGAAAATTGCATCCATTTTGCGTGCTTGAAGAGCCGGGGGTTAATTTGGAGCTCTTGGGCCCTCTTCAGCTCCCATTCAGACCTCGCGGAGCATCGTCATCGGGCCCTTTTTCCAGCATCAAGACACATTCAAGTACAGATGACCTTGTTCAAAAACCTCCACGTTTAAGacctgacaaaaaaatatatgtgcCTGGTTATACGACCTCTACGGTTGTTTGTTCGTACCCGTCTATTCTCTGGTCATCTAGAGAGGTATTGAGTAACTATAAGCTTCTgaggaaatacagaaaaaaaaacaagcccttCAGTGCTTCCAAACATGCAGGAATGTTGTGACAGTTTAACAGCTTCACTGTTGTTTGATCAGAGACatcagaaaatggaaagtttATCCCATGCCATCCcaattaaattatatttagcttaatatttataaaacactAGGCCTCTGGATAATTTATTGATTATGCTTAATAACATAAATAAGACATAAATATCACTGGCTCCAGGCCAGATTGAGTAACTGGATTCACACAGTTTGAACATAaacttctttctgtttgttttgttttgagccTCTGATCCCATTATGATAAACAGTTGATTTGTGTTCATAAAACTGCCCCTTAAATTTGTAAAATTCGGTCAAATTAATATCCatcatctttaaaaagaaagtgcTCTGCATCGTCTCTCCACTGCATAGCGTACTGTACTGTACGGTTTCCAGCCACAGGGTCTGCTTTAACAAAACTCAGATGCCCCAAGAAGTTAAAGAAACTAAGTCTAGAGTATTTACAAGGCATTTTAACAACCATAACTCCATCGAGTCTTACAATGTTCGTCCGCCAGCTGTTTTATCACAAGTgtaacaggaaagtgtaaaagaCTGACTTTGCTTTTGCACACCTGCAAGCACTTACCGTGTTGTCTAACACAGcgaacacaacaaaaaaaaaaaacgctctaCGTGGGTTAAGACAAATGCTAAGAATCACTTGCGACTACTCTCCGACCCCACGTCTGGTCTGGAGTGTCAGTAGAAAGCAGCTAACACTTCTACAACAGACACACGGGAGGACTGCGTGCAGCAGTGTATGCTGGTGTGTCACATGGTGGGAGGACCATCCGTCCGCCGTCTGGTTAGgaaaagatgaaagatgaagaCTTCCCTACACGTGTGTGCGTGGACATTGTgtgtcagactgacacacatgtGAATGGCAGGAGATACAGAATGCAGAAACATGGCAACTCAACCCAACCGCCTGCGTTTGGAATGACTAGAGGATGATATGTTAGGAAGCTTAGAGTCTGATCACCATCACCTTCAGGTCTCTATATCGCTCATTGTCCTCCCCTGCATGGACATGACAGATGTAAATGTTCTGAATGCAAAGTGAGTGATTTGAGCACAGTCCACTCTTTCAGGAGTCCCTTAGGTCTCTGGGTTGGGAGTGGCCAACAGCGGCACattgtccctcctcctcctgcccagCGGGGGGCGTCGGTACTGCTCCCCATCGGCCAGCGTCTGGGGCAGCGGCTTCCTCTTGctctcaggcagcagcaggatggacaGCACGGCCAGCAGGGCCAGAGAGGAGTAGACCACGTGGTGCAGGAAGTAACCGTAGTGGTTCCTCAGGTCCATGAGCGGAGAGCTGAGGCGGCCCACGCAGCCCAGCGCGAGCACTGCTCCTACACCAGTGCCCCTGTAGACACAAGACAACTTCAGATTCCATATATACCAAATTTCATAAGCTAGGATTCAGTTTTCTCATTAGCACCAAACTCTCCTTTTTAATTACACATAAAACAACTTTCAAATAGTGGATTTTACATCCAGTAGTACATGTGTTGAAGCTAATGTGTTTTCCTATTTGCCAATGTGTTTGCGTATTCctttaaaaggaacagttcaacattttgggaaaagtgagaaattaaaatgtaacattcaaAATTGGTGTTTTCGGTGCCATTGTGTGAAGACTCTGATGCATATTTTGAAGTTGTGGAAAATGTTAACGACCAATGGTATAACCAATGGCCCCgtaaataaaaaatctcaacATATGCTTCTGAACAATCATGTTTGCATCAGGTTGCACAATAACACTAACGCAATAACAATAAGAATATATTATGCTATTAAACATCATTACTAATAAAGGTGGAAGTAagtttcctctttcctccttccaACTGACTGCATATTTCATGTCCTGATTAAATTTGGCAGCACTTATGGACTGAGCACCCTCGATCTGACTAGTATAGCACtaacacattttacatcttgaaggtgcactttgtatttttagaagagaaagatctttattttttttattattttttttgctttaacaatACACagtaatgttttcaaaaatgaaaataacaaagaacTGTTTACACTTAAATTTCAACTGCAGGGTGTCGCTGTGTTAGTGTTACCTGATGATGGTGGGCATTATCTCTGCTGTGAAGAGGATGCAGAGGGAGGCTGTAGCCTGGGAGGAGAAGAGACCCAGCACTGAGAACACTGTGATGGCCGTCTCACTCAGATCtgaaggggaggagggacaggCATCAGTACTTATGGATTACGTTTATAGAGtgcagtttttgtatttttcattttctgatgataTATCATGATGCCCCTTTTCAATTGAACTGATTTTAATTCAGAAATGGTGAATCAGTCCAACTAATCTTTCCCTAAACTTTGCCAGACTTCTTTTATtaacagaagacacagacagcagtgtgGGTAGCCTCTGAGAGGAGGTCAGTGCTGCTGCCCCCTCAGCCTTTGATGCATGATTAAAGCACAGCGCCTGACACAGCTTTGACTTTGCTGCCACTGCAGTGTCCTACATAAAATGACTGTTATACTCATTATTAGCCACAAGGgggagactgagactgaagcaAAGGCAAGTGTGTTTCCATACCAGGCTGTGGCAAGACAAAGGCACTCAGCATGTACTTTTCCATTCTCAAAGCTgaacagtttatttttcatgaagCATGAAGCATATTTAAAGCCAGTAGTGTATAGGTGATCTAATGTGAACACAAATCTGAGCATAGTCTAACTTTTATCTTCGGCCCAGGATTGTAGGGTTTAACAAAGCAAGGCTTTTAATCCCAAAACAAGCCTCACATATTGGTTCTCCAAAAACAGGGGGGGGGTTTAAGGAGTGGAGTGGTTGGCCAAGACTATTAATCTCTTTGTTTATCTGACTCTAGATTTACTTGTGAAAACAATCCTGCTGCCTACTAAAGACCGCTTACACTCCATGAGTCCCAGAAGGATCAAAGAGGCCAGCCCCGTCATCGTCATGGCGAGGAGCAGGATGCCACGCCGGCCGCACCTGTCTACAGTCGCCCAGAGCAACAGCCAGGCACCgccccctgcacacacagacagcaggtaCGTCCAGTAGAAGCTGGGGGCAGTGCCCCTGACGTCACCTCGGAAAGAGCTGTAACAGTGACTAATGCCATGAGAGATGAATCTGAGGGAGGAagggcaggaaaacaaagagtaagcacttgtgtgtttgcaagCAGCTTTCAAATAGAAAAGTGGCTAAATGTGGAGGAACTTCATGATGAAATATGAGTGCAGCTCCGATTCAAAGCTGTGGCGCTGCTTAATTAATGTCAAGAATGTGGGATGACTTACGAGGTGAAGCCGAGCACACACATGTTCTTCCAGATGTTCCTGCTGTGGAAGAGCTCCGGGAAGGAGAGGCGGGGGCGTGAGGAGGGGGCCGGCTCTGAATCTAGCTCTGCAGTAAGCAAAAGAGGACAGAACAGGCTCTCTCTTTTTAATTCACAGTCCAGCAACACCTGACCTGGTTTCTCTGTCAATCAATagtcaatttattttttctgaaaagaGACACGTACAGGAGTTAAATCAATGTTGGGACAATTCCTATTGGCTAAATAGAGACTCTTTAATAACCACTTAGGAAACTGAAGCTATAAAAATAGATTCTACAGTAAAACTTTATGTTGATCCcctaatttgacattttaattagcaTGTGTTGTAGAAAACGATCAATATGTTACTACACTGTGTTGTAGTCGTAAGCAGATATAACACCGCAACTTGTTAAAGTATCATGCTGACAGACGAGCACAACATCAGCAAATCATAAATGATCGACAATGTGACACAGTTGTGATCTGAAATGTGAATAATTTTTATTATATCTGTCAACTGTATATTTCTATGCAAAATACATctggtcaaaatgtcaaacatttagtTTCTCACACAAAAGTCTCAAATCATGGCATAGATCTAGCGATATCTGTTtcgggaagaaaaacacactgtgctTTCAACCAAACAGCTCTCTGAAATCGTGCTCCCTGTGGAGTGCACGGTTTACTGGATCCAGTAATGCAAGATGGGCCatgttacattttctaaaaaccTGCCGCAGATGTCTTTTATAGGTTATAACACCGATTAGGCTGAATATCTGTTTTTTGAGTGTCTTTTAaccaaagaaaatacagaacaatACTGTACATGGAAGTTGAGATTGTAACACACTTGCAATGTTTTCCTGTtctatacagtatgtgcaaGTGTTGTGGTGTAGGGAAGGATtcttaaaaacactgtttacattttggacttaaataatataaaagcaaaaaaattgTTGActaaattattatcattatttttacacCAACCAATGTTAATATTACCAAACGTGAGCAAACTCCACTTCCTGAAAAGCGTATTTGCATATAAACTGGTGCAGAGCCCAGTGAATATCCTGCTCAGACTTTGTAGCTGCAGGTTATGATGCACTATTGTAATTCCATTTTTGATACAGGAACCTCATGTCTTTAATAAATCATGAATTGCAATTGAGTATCATTACCTGCTCTTGGTAGTGGTGTGTGATAGGTACccatgttttgaaatgtaatacattataaaaaaaaacataaataatgcagGCTTCATATACTGAATATCCATTCAGTCCAgcagtgatgaaaacatttaagcaGCTCTAACTTTGAAGAAGACGATAAGAATCGTAACTCATGTGTGCAGACTCACCTGTGAAGCTCTCGTCATCCCTCACATCTCTGTTGGAGTTTCTCCTCTCACTGAAAGAGTTCATGTCTGCAGATCTCTCTGACAGAAGGAGCCATCGAGGAGACTCTGGAAACACTCCAGGAATCCTGCAGGAGAATGAAGACAGAACATAAATCCACTCTTTGATCTCTGCTTACGTTTATCCAGCACCAAAACTATTCAGACGCATTAAGTTTTGTTGCTGTAGCCGAGATTTGCTCCTTCGGCATGGAAACTAACCAATGTAGGTCACAGAGTGGCAAAATTCTTTATTTCTTAATCCAGCTTTTTTCCATTCTTATTAAAAACCTGCAGTAATCATCTGTTAATCTCCGTTAATTTGgttttttgaaaatacaatGAAGGCTTATCTTGTAACAGAGGTCTTAGAGGGACTGGGGACCTTAAACAAAGTAGCTCTAATGCCTTCTGACATGAGCTAAAAGGCTCAGTGTGACAAGGCAATTGCGATCAATACAATCCAACAAGCTTTCAGCAAGTCAGATGGCATCAAGACACTTTATCAAAAGACTATCAGGTCCCTTCACTCTCTTGTCACTGCAGTTTCTCCATAAAACTGAACACCTGTCTGCTTACACTGTCAACCAATAtctaaatatgaaaacaaaataattatgatgatgaagTCCGATAATGGGAATAAACTAATACTATTAATAAGTAAGTAATCGCACCCATAACTGAGGAACAGTGTTAGCGGGGCGGCACCGGCTCCAAGCAGGCCCCTCCAGGACTGGCACCCCAGGGCGACGGCTAGCAGTAGCAGCTCTCCGGCTACAGTCATCAGCCCGGCCAGCATGGTGGCCACCAGCCTCAGAGACGGTTCACACAGCTCCAGACCTGACAGATGAGCACAACATCAGCAAATCATGAATGATCACACGAAGAGGTAAAGCAAACCTAATTAATACTACATCCAAAGCTGTTGCATAATGGAGGACCACAACATCCTCACCATCTCCATCTTAATTGTATGCTCctctaaaaaggaaaatacttATCATCAACAGATTCATTTCTGGTGCCTATggagaatgtgtttgtgtgatggatGTAGAGGCAGTATTTTTAGCCAAGCTAGCAGCACAGCTCTATATATGgccatgtctgtctgttggttgTCCACTTTTCCCCAGAGTGAAATTCTCAACAGCTATGGTATTAAATGGATTGGTGAGAAATTTTGTAAAGACATACATGGTCTTTTGCATGGTAGAtggcttttccttttttgccaCACAAGggtcacatttgtgtttttaagtcaAATGTCTGCAACAAAATTTGATAGACTGACATGAATTTGGTTACACATATTCATGTCCCTCTTAGGAAAACTCAGGTGATGTTGTGGCATCATCAGCTTAAACTTTCAATTTGTTTAACCAAGAATCTgcaaaattaatcaaatcacCATTAGCCTTGGTTATTCTCTGTGTGGAGTACTAATAGTACTccagtaagtaagtaaatattagcatgctaacaagctaaactaaGATGATGATCAAGGTAAACATTACATGTGCTTTACATCTGCATATATCACTGAGCATGCTGACAAGCTCATATTTAGTCTCACAGAGAAGCTACCATGGCTGTGTGCAATTAATCTTATGTGATGATCTTTTTTACCGAAagcaaacttaaaaaaaaatctgtccttCCAATGTGTAAATACTCACGAGTGATGTACAGAGTGAGGTAGACTCCCGCACTAGCTGCTGCCAAACAGAATCGCATGACGATGAAGATCGAGGGGTACGGAGAGACACACACTAGCACCCCAAACACCACCGACAAGGTCAGGGAGGTGAGAAGGGTCTTGGACCGGCCCAGCCTGCAGGAGAACAGAGATATATACTGAAAACAACCTAAATGACACATCAGTGCACCTTTATTATAAGACAAGAAAATCACTTATACACAGGGTAATACACTTCAGATGTTGTTGAACTTCCATTCAGGTTATTATCAAAAGTCCCTTTAGTCAGACCACATAGATATGCAGCTAGATTCCATTTAAgcagtgaagaaaaataaatcaacacgTAGAAACTCAAATTCAAATCAAgataaaagcataaaaacaaaagatgtccCACAGCAATGCAATTGTAGTGAAGGTGCTGATATTGCaagtgcaaaaacacaacttcacatGTTTAAATATTAACAGCTAGACagttaaaaactgaaaataggACAATGGTCTACTGTGAAGGTAAGATTAAGGATACAATGGACAACTCAACTTTTACAGCATCATGAATCATTAATGCTGCTACCACATTCttagtttcatgtcatttataAATAATTcagacaaaatgacaagaaCTCGTTATTTCAAATTGAACACAATTTTAAGAACCTAACATCttgttttaatcagttattttacaTCAGGTTTTATAAAAACTATCAAAAAGTaatgtttcaaacacaaataaaagacattctGATCAGCTCAAGTCTGAAGCACTAAGTGATCTCTAAATGTGATGATTAGCCAATTTTCAGCTGCATGCACGAGCAGCAGTTTCGTTTCCAACTTGCAGATTAGCGATGTTCCCTTTTCTTCGGTGCTTGTTCCCGGGAGCCTGCATAAATTCACTAGTCTTAACAAACAGATGCCATGCTCAATTGGTCAGCAAATTAATGAAGGCTGTTAGCTGATTAAATCTGCATCATCTCCCTCGCaattcccccaaaactacatctTCCCCTGTGTTATTTTCAATCCGACAACCGGCTAGATCCATTATGTCAATTATCTGAAGCTTGGGGTGTGCCTCATGCAGACTGGCGAGCATCACATTGTAAGATCGAGCCAAATAAAGCTTGCAAATATTAATAGGCTTACATTCGTTTACATCAACTTGTATGCCATTGGTTGCTTCCGAGTAATAATCATTTTGTGGAATATTCTTTGGTTTTTCTGTAATATTGATCGCACAACATTTCTCACTGTGATTGAAAGCTCTATAAAATGGCATTTGGGCTGCTTGACACTAAATCTCTCTTTCATCTGGAGGCCAACATCTACTGACTGGTAGAGGAACAGGGATAGTAAATCTATAGCCAAATTCATGTGAACATTAACATTCAGGCgagtttttgtgctttttgtgcgttttttgtgtgttgtctgAAGGGCTATGAGGTAGTAAAACTGCACAGTCAGCATGAGAGACTGGAGAATGAGGAATGGAGTCATTTAACAGCACAGATGGACAGAGTTGTATTGGAACATGTTAACAtgccagtgtgtgtatgtgtgtgtgtgtgtgtgtgtgcgcgtttttatctttttctggTTTAATTTCTGGTGTTATGAGGACATGTTGGCCGTCCTCACAAATTCAAAGGGCtgttttgagactttttttaaGATTAAGGTTGGAATAGGCATTTTGTGAGTTAATTACACTAAAAGCTTGAAGTTGAAACTACAGGGGAACATCGCCCTGTTGTCTCTTGCTAGTTCAAATTGTGATTATGAGACAGGATGGGCTTGGGGCTAGCTAGTAAGCATACTAACTTAAgtggacatctctgcaacatgaTACATCTTTGACATAACGTTAACACTGTTGTTACTTCATACTCTCTTAATAATGTTTTGGGGTGTTTATTAAAACTAAATTCTGgtcatatcttacaaattgctgcTTTCAGGTTATAAACTGTATGcctgcgtatgtgtgtgtgggcatgtatTACCTGTCGGCGGCATAGCCAAGACCGAGACAGCCAGTCAGGACGCCCAGGATGAAACACACCTCCTCCACTGGGACCAGCCAGTACTGACCACACACCAGATCCCACtggacagaacacacacatgagAGAGATCTGTCAGTTATTATCTGTTCTGGTCAGCACAGCAACATTCATGTTAGAGACAggtaaacatcaacacacatcagGAGTTGTTTGTAATGTTTCATATTCCAACAAACCCAAAATAACCCCTCTACCGCAGTGGGTACCAAAATATCTGTTGGCTGcaataacaattatttttaGTGCCAATTATTCTGACCATTGTTTTgattaattcagtgtttttcaaatgtgagaAAAGAGTGGGtggaaaaaataattgaattcTGCAGTTACG
This is a stretch of genomic DNA from Acanthopagrus latus isolate v.2019 chromosome 19, fAcaLat1.1, whole genome shotgun sequence. It encodes these proteins:
- the slc22a17 gene encoding solute carrier family 22 member 17 — encoded protein: MTSPDSPPLVSPSPCPAPPPSLPSSPVPSSPAPSSSSLPAPPSLPPTGEVMVLALGRKKQRVLIALSILPNLFLAFLLSSDPLITLSPPHHCHLPGPLPSPEVLNASLPWDKGERPGDRGGLSQCRQYSNGSQSAVVDCEDGWDYNVTEGLRNNIVTEWDLVCGQYWLVPVEEVCFILGVLTGCLGLGYAADRLGRSKTLLTSLTLSVVFGVLVCVSPYPSIFIVMRFCLAAASAGVYLTLYITRLELCEPSLRLVATMLAGLMTVAGELLLLAVALGCQSWRGLLGAGAAPLTLFLSYGIPGVFPESPRWLLLSERSADMNSFSERRNSNRDVRDDESFTELDSEPAPSSRPRLSFPELFHSRNIWKNMCVLGFTSFISHGISHCYSSFRGDVRGTAPSFYWTYLLSVCAGGGAWLLLWATVDRCGRRGILLLAMTMTGLASLILLGLMEYLSETAITVFSVLGLFSSQATASLCILFTAEIMPTIIRGTGVGAVLALGCVGRLSSPLMDLRNHYGYFLHHVVYSSLALLAVLSILLLPESKRKPLPQTLADGEQYRRPPLGRRRRDNVPLLATPNPET